Within Amycolatopsis sp. FDAARGOS 1241, the genomic segment CCGAGTTCGCCGCCCACGGCATCGCGGGCGCGCGGGTGGACCGCATCGCCAAGCGTGCGAAGTGCAGCGCGGGGTTGGGGTACACGTACTTCGGCGGCAAGGACGACCTGTTCGACGCCGTCTTCGAAGTGGCGACGGGCACGAGCACGCCCCTGACCGCGAACGACCTGCCCGGTTACGCCGGCAAGCTCTTCGACGCGCAGGAAGCCAACCCGGACACGCAGCGGCTGCTCACCTGGTACCGCCTCGACCGCGGCGGCTCGGTCACCACCACGAGCGGGGCGAAGGTCGACACGCTCCGCGAAGCCCAGCGCGCGAGCGAGCTCAGCGACCGTTTCGACCCCGAACAGCTGCGCGCGCTCGTCCACACGCTGGCGTCGATGTGCTCGGCGCCCACGCAGGAAACACCGGACCTGCCCCGCGAACGCCGCCGTGACCGAAGCCGTGCGCCGGCTCGTGGACTAGCCCGAAAACCGTGAAAAACTCGTGGGCGCCGGTTCCCGAACGCCCACGAGCCATGGGTAGAAACGGGTCAGGAGATGACCAGGCTGGCGATCTTGCCATCGCGCAGATCGATGGTCATCGTGCCCGTGCCGTTGAAGCGGTTGCTCTTCACCCCGAGCGTCAGCACGTAGTTGCCGGCACCCTTGCCCGGCTTGATGCCCTCGACGGTGAAGTTCGCCCCGACACCGATGTTGTCGGTCTTGTTCCAGCTCGCGACGCCTTCGTGGCCGTGGAACTTGCGCCCCCAGTCCTCGAGGAAGGCATCTTCGGTGAACGCGTCGACGAAGCTGTCGGTGTCGGCCTTGTTGGTGGCGTCGACGAACTGCCGGATGGCGGTCGGCAGCTGCGGGGAGTCCGAAGTGGTCATACCCGGATTCTCCCCCGCGGGTGCCGCCTGCGCCTCCCCCTTGCGCGAATGGACCCGGCGGTAGCTCCAGATCAGCAACGCGAACAGGATCACCGCGGACAGCTCCAGGCTCGACCCGGTGCTCCACCCGTTGAACGGCACCCAGTCGACCGTGCCCCACACCACGCCGGCGGCCGCCAGCAGCAGCCCGGCGACCACCGAGCCCGCGATCCGCAGCGGCGAGGCCACGCTGTCCTCCGCGGCCTTCATCGCCCGCACGCGCACCGGATCGACGAACTGCTGCAGGCCAGGGAACTGCGAGGCCAGCACCAGGAGACCCGCGAGCACCAGCAGCAACCCTGGCCCCGGCAGCACCAGCAGCGCGATCCCGACCAGGAACAGCACGCCGCCCACCACGGCCGCGACCGCCTGCTTCACCGGTTTGCCGACTTCCACGCGGTCCTCCTGTCCGTTTCCGCCAGTCTGCCTGGCTCGCGGACCGCGCGCCCGGAGAAACTCCGGGGTACCCCTGTCCGGTGTGGACTCCCGGGATCACGCGCCGAGGTGGCCACCCAGCTTGTCGAGCCAGTCACCCGTGCCGCGCTCGCGCCACTCCGGCTCCTCGTGGCCGTCGAGGAACGTGCCCTGCTCGGTGAGCACGAGCCGCGTCCCCGAGCCGTCCGGGACCAGCTCGACGGTGGTGACCGAGACCGTCGCGAGCCCAGCACCGCCGCTGAGTGTCGAGGCATACACGATGCGCTCGCCGTCGACGATGTCGTGGTAGTCGGACGTGAACGTGAAGTCACCAGCGCGGTTGGTCTCGCGGCCGCCGACGCGGAAGTCCAGCGAGTGGTCACCGGCGCCGAACCAGCCGGCCTTCACGGCCGGGTCGGCCCAGGCTGCGAACACCTTCGCGGGCGAGACGGGGTAGTGGCGTTCGAGCGTGAACGTGGCGTGCTTGACGTCGGTCATGACGTGCTCCCTTCGTGGTTTTCGGCGGCCAGCAGGTCACCGAGGCGGTCGAGCCGGCGTTCCCAGCCCGTGCGCTGCTTCCCCAGCCACTGCTCGGCCAGGCGCAGCCCCGCGGGCTCCAGCCGGTACGTGCGGACGCGACCGGCCTTCTCCGAAGCCACCAGCCCGCACGACTCGAGCACCTTGAGGTGCTGCATCACGGCGGGCAGCGACATCGCGTGCGGCTGCGCCAGTTCCTTCACCGCGGCCGGTCCCCGGACCAGCCGCGCCACGAGCTCACGCCGGGTGGCGTCGGCCAGGGCCTGGAACACCCGGTCGAGCTGATGGTCAACCATGTGCTTGACCATGCGCCGGCTCGACCCAATAGTCAAGTAGATGCTTAACTGAATTTGCCGGGCCGGTTGTCTGTCCGGGGCCCGCCCGGTGGTCGTCTTGGCGAAACCACCTCGACCGCGCGGCGAGCGCGCGGTAGGAAACCACCAGAGGGAAGGGACCAGCCGATGCGCTACCTGATGCTGATCTGCGGGACGAGCCACGACGAGTCGAAGCCGGCCGGCGAACCCATCGACTCGGCCACCGAGGCGTGGGTGAAGGAGATGGACGGCCGCGGCGTGCGCCTGATGGGCCAGCGGCTGCGGCCGGCGAGCTCGGCGACGACCGTGCGTGTGCAGGACGGCGAGGTACTGCTGACCGACGGGCCGTTCGCGGAGACCAAAGAGCAGATCCTCGGCTTCGACCTGCTGGAGTGCGCGGACCTCGACGAGGCCCTCGAAGTCGCGGCGAAGCACCCCGCGGCGCAGTGGGGTCCGGTCGAGGTGCGCCCGCTGTGGCCGTTCGGCGGGGAGGAGAACTGAGCTCGAACGCGGCTGAAGCCACCGAGGCCGCGGTCACGGCCGCCTTCCGCGAGGAGGGCGGCCGGGTGGTGGCCACGCTCATCCGGCTCACCGGCGACTGGGACCTCGCCGAGGAGTGCGCCCAGGAAGCTCTCGCGCGGGCGCTGGAACGCTGGCCCCGCGACGGCGTGCCCGCCCGGCCGGCCGCGTGGCTCACCACGACCGCGCGCAACCACGCGCTGACGCGGCTCAAGCGCAGCGCCACGGAGTCCGCGAAACTGCGCGAGCTCGCCGCACTGGCGCCCGTCGAGGAACCCGAAGCCGACCCCAGCGGAGTAGCGGACGACCGGCTGCGGCTCATGTTCACGTGCTGCCACCCGGCGTTGCCGCTCGAAGGCCGCGTCGCGCTGACCCTGCGCACGCTCGCCGGCCTGACGACGGCGGAGATCGCGCGGGCGTTCCTCGTCAGCGAGTCCACGATGTCGCAACGGCTCGTGCGCACGAAGCGCAAGATCCGCGAAGCCGGCATCCCCTACCGCGTGCCGCCCGCGCACCTGCTGCCCGAACGCACGGCGGCCGTCCTGGGCGTGTTGTACCTGCTGTTCAACGAGGGTTACGCGGCGACCGCCGGCGACTCCGCAGCGCGCCACGACCTGTGCGCGGAAGCGATCCGGCTCACGCGGACCCTGCTGCAGCTGAGGCCGGCGGACCCGGAGATCGAGGGCCTGCTGGCGCTGCTGCTGCTCCAGCACTCCCGCCGCGACGCGCGCCTCGACGCCGCCGGCGACCTCGTGCCGCTCGACGAACAGGACCGCACCCGCTGGGACCGCGAGGCCATCGGAGAAGGGCTCGCGCTCGTCGACACCGCGCTGCACCGCGGCTCCCCTGGTCCGTACCAGCTGCAGGCCGCGATCGCCGCGCTCCACGCCGCCGCGGCTTCGGCCGCCGACACCGACTGGACGCAAATCGCGGCCCTGTACGGAGAACTGGCCAAACGCGTGCCGTCCGCGGTCGTGCAGCTCAACCGCGCGGTGGCCGTCGCGATGGCCGACGGACCGGAAGCCGGCCTCGCCCTCGTCGACACCATTGCGGGTGATCTCGGCGGCTACCACCTGCTGCCCGCGACCCGCGCGGACCTGTTGCGGCGCCTCGGCCGGCTCGGCGAAGCCGCCGACGCGTACCGCGCGGCCCTCGCGTTGGCCGGCAACGAAGCCGACCGCCGGTTCCTCAAGCGGCGCTTGACCGAAACCAGTCCGGAGACAGCCCCGAAAGGTTCGACTCCGTTTGATGGGTGACACGCCGCGTTCAGATGCGTGGGAACACTGCCGTCCTCGGTTTGGCTTCGCGCGATCTGCGTGATCGCCACGGTGGTGCCCCGCGCCCCCGCTCGCGCGGTGTGCCAGGCGTTCGTGAGCGCGCTCGGCCCCCGCCGAACGCTTCCACCCGGCCCAGCAGCGGTCCGGCCTGCCGGGGGTCCGCACTCTGCGACTCGCATCGGCCTGATCAGTGGGTCCGACTGCAACGCGCCCGCGTCGCCGGACCAGCCGATCACCACCGTGCCCGGCACCGGCGACAAGGAAGTCAAACGACACAAGGCCCACCGGAGGAGGTTGCCGGCCTGACACCATCGCCCGGTGATCGGCTGAACACGCGTGCTCAATCCAGACGGGCGCGGCCTGCGCCTGAGGGCCGGCGCATCCGAAACCCGGCTTGCGGCCCTCGAACTGGCACTGGGCACCACGGTGCCGTCCCAACTTCGCGATCTGCTGGCGTTCAGCGGCGGCTCAGAAGACCTCGGCGGGCAGTGGGAGCGGCCTCGCCGGGAGAGCGTGTGGCCACCGAAAACACGCAAGCCTGGCGCTCGACCTCGCTGCCTCGCACTCTGCTCGCCGTCGGCGACGACGGCGCTGGAACCTGCTTCTGCGTTCACACCCAACTCGACGACCCACCGGGTGGTCCGCTGGTCCTGGATCGGCCAGGACAGCGAGGCCACCTACACCGACCTGCCCACCTTCTGGCACACCTGCCCACACACCCGGGCCGAACCCGCCGGCGTTCGAACATCGCGGTCTGCCCAGGGAAGTGTCACCCGCCAGCTGACCACGATCCGGCGCCCATCGTCCAACTCAAGACAAGTGCGGGGGCGTCGTTCGGAAGAAGCACGATCTGGCACCCGTCACCTGAAACCAGCCGGAAACAGCCCCGGAAACGCAGTGAAGGGCGCCTCGCGCGGAGGCACCCTTCAGCGGTTCAGCCGGCTCAGTTCAGTCCTTCGGCGGCCAGCAGCTGCTCGAACGGCAGCGACGTGAGCTCGTCGGTGACCGTCTTCTCCGGCGTGGCCTTCACCAGCGTCGCGAGCTCGCCGGCCGCGCGCTCGACGCGGCGCTGCAACGCGCCTGTCGCGCTGACGCTGCCCCAGTCCGACGAAGCGGCGTACACGCCCGTCGCGACGGGGTTGGCGCGGAGGTAGGCGAACAGCGGGCGCAGCGCGAAGTCGAGCACCAGCGAGTGCCGCTCCGTGCCGCCGGTCGCGGCGAGCAGCACGGGCTTGCCCTCCAGCGCGTCCTTGTCGAGCACGTCGAAGAAGGACTTGAACAGCCCGCTGTAGGACGCGGTGAACACCGGGGTGACGGCGATCAGGCCGTCGGCGTGCGTCACCGTGTCGATGACTTCCTTCAGGCTCGGGCTGGGGAAACCGGTGAGCAGGTTGTTGGTGACGTCCACGGCGGTGTCGCGCAGCTCGATCACCTCGACGACCGTGTCGGGGCCCAGCGCGGCGCGGGTCGCGTCCGCCAGCCGGTCGGCCAGCAGCCGGGTGGACGACGGCTGGCTCAACCCGGCGGTGACCACGGCGATGGTGCGTGCGGTCATTTCGTCCTTCTTCCGAACGTTTCCTGGTGGGTCAGACGAGAGTTTCGGTGTGCTCAGGGGCCTCGGCGGTCTCGGGAGTCTCAGCAGCCTTGGCCGCCTCCGCCTCCTGCGCCGCCTTCAGCGACTCGTGGGTCGGCGCGTCGGGCACATGCTTCGGGCGCATCGACTCGAGTTCCTTGCGCAGCACCGGCACGACCTGCTCGCCCAGGAGGTCGAGCTGCTCCAGCACGGTCTTCAGCGGCAGGCCGGCGTGGTCCATGAGGAACAGCTGGCGCTGGTAGTCGCCGAAGCTCTCGCGGAAGGTCAGCGTCTTGTCGATGACTTCCTGCGGGCTCCCGACCGTGAGCGGGGTCTGGTCGGTGAAGTCCTCCATCGTGGGGCCGTGCCCGTACACCGGCGCGTTGTCGAAGTACGGCCGGAACTCGTTCCACGCGTCCTGCGACTTCGGCCGGATGAAGGCCTGCCCGCCGAGCCCGACGATGGCCTGGTCGGCCTTGCCGTGCCCGTAGTGCTCGTAGCGCTGGCGGTAGAAGCCGATCAGCTGCTGGTAGTGCTCCTTCGGCCAGAAGATGTTGTTGGCGAAGAAGCCGTCGCCGAAGTAGGCGGCCAGCTCGGCGATCTCCGGGCTGCGGATCGAGCCGTGCCACACGAAGGGCGGCACGCCGTCGAGCGGGCGCGGGGTCGAGGTGAAGCCCTGCAGCGGGGTGCGGAACTTGCCTTCCCAGTCCACGACCTCCTCGCGCCAGAGCCGGCGCAGCAGCGTGTAGTGCTCGAGGGTGAGCGGGATGCCCTGGCGGATGTCCTGCCCGAACCACGGGTACACGGGGCCGGTGTTGCCGCGGCCCAGCATCAGGTCCACGCGACCGTCGGCGAGGTGCTGCAGCATCGCGAAGTCCTCGGCGATCTTCACCGGGTCGTTCGTGGTGATCAGCGTCGTCGACGTCGAGAGCACGATCTTCTTCGTCTGCGCGGCGACGTAACCGAGCATCGTCGTCGGCGAAGAGGGCACGAAGGGCGGGTTGTGGTGCTCACCGGTCGCGAACACGTCCAGGCCGACCTCTTCGGCCTTGAGCGCGATCCGGACCATCGCCTTGATGCGCTCGTGCTCCGACGGCGTGGTGCCGTTGGTGGGGTCGGTCGTTACGTCGCCCACCGTGAAGATTCCGAACTGCATGACCGCTCCTCAGCCGGGTCGTTCGTGGTGCTGCCTTACTTGCCTGCACAACCACTTGCGTGGAAGATGTATTCCTCGGTGACGATACCGGTGACCTGGGCCACCCTCCCGCCTGCACCCCTGAACCACGGGAGACTCGCCACACCGGGGCCGGAGCACGCGGAAGCTGTCGGGGTGTCCGGATATCCTGCAGTACGGTGTCGGCTCGGGGCAGCCCGAACCCCCGCGAACGCCCAGGTGACTGGGCACGCGGGCACCAGCCTGAAACACCGCCGTGCAGCGAGCCAAGATCCGGGAGAGCGACCTCGTGACTGCTGAGACTCTGTACGGGGCCGACGACCTGACACACCTCGAGGGCCTTGAAGCCGTCCGCAAGCGCCCCGGGATGTACATCGGCTCCACCGACAGCCGTGGCATCAACCACCTGTTCTCGGAGATCGTCGACAACTCCACCGACGAGGGCGTGGCGGGCCACGCCACCCGCGTCGTCGTGACCCTCCACGCCGACGGCAGCGTGCAGGTCGACGACGACGGCCGCGGCATCCCCACCGGCATCCACGCCAAATCGGGCCTTTCCGGCGTCGAACTGGTGCTGACCCGGCTGCACGCGGGCGGCAAGTTCGGCGGCTCGGGATACAAGACGTCCGGAGGTCTCCACGGCGTGGGCGCGTCGGCGGTCAACGCGCTGTCGCACCGCTTCGACATCACCGTGAAGCAGAGCGGCAAGGTGCACCAGATGTCGTTCGCGCACGGCGTGCCCGGCGTGTTCGACGGGCCCGGCCCCAAGGCCAAGTTCACCCGCCGCTCCGGCCTCAACCTCGCCGGCAAGATGAAGCGCGGTGAACGCAGCGGCACGTCGATCCGCTACTGGTACGACGCGCGCTACTTCGAGACGGGCGCGGCACTCGACGTCGAAGGCGTGCGTGCGAAGCTGCGCAACACCGCGTTCCTCGTGCCGGGCGTCACGTACGTGCTGCGCACGGCCATCGAGGACACGATCAACGAGGAGACCTTCCACTACCCGCACGGACTCGTGGACATGGTCGATTTCCTCACGCCTTCGGGCGAAAAGCCGGTGTGCGGCACGCTCGTGATCACCGG encodes:
- a CDS encoding RNA polymerase sigma factor, whose translation is MAVRRGGELSSNAAEATEAAVTAAFREEGGRVVATLIRLTGDWDLAEECAQEALARALERWPRDGVPARPAAWLTTTARNHALTRLKRSATESAKLRELAALAPVEEPEADPSGVADDRLRLMFTCCHPALPLEGRVALTLRTLAGLTTAEIARAFLVSESTMSQRLVRTKRKIREAGIPYRVPPAHLLPERTAAVLGVLYLLFNEGYAATAGDSAARHDLCAEAIRLTRTLLQLRPADPEIEGLLALLLLQHSRRDARLDAAGDLVPLDEQDRTRWDREAIGEGLALVDTALHRGSPGPYQLQAAIAALHAAAASAADTDWTQIAALYGELAKRVPSAVVQLNRAVAVAMADGPEAGLALVDTIAGDLGGYHLLPATRADLLRRLGRLGEAADAYRAALALAGNEADRRFLKRRLTETSPETAPKGSTPFDG
- a CDS encoding helix-turn-helix transcriptional regulator — translated: MVDHQLDRVFQALADATRRELVARLVRGPAAVKELAQPHAMSLPAVMQHLKVLESCGLVASEKAGRVRTYRLEPAGLRLAEQWLGKQRTGWERRLDRLGDLLAAENHEGSTS
- a CDS encoding YciI family protein — its product is MRYLMLICGTSHDESKPAGEPIDSATEAWVKEMDGRGVRLMGQRLRPASSATTVRVQDGEVLLTDGPFAETKEQILGFDLLECADLDEALEVAAKHPAAQWGPVEVRPLWPFGGEEN
- a CDS encoding TetR/AcrR family transcriptional regulator, yielding MITRDPAAKRQRLLEAAFAEFAAHGIAGARVDRIAKRAKCSAGLGYTYFGGKDDLFDAVFEVATGTSTPLTANDLPGYAGKLFDAQEANPDTQRLLTWYRLDRGGSVTTTSGAKVDTLREAQRASELSDRFDPEQLRALVHTLASMCSAPTQETPDLPRERRRDRSRAPARGLARKP
- a CDS encoding LLM class flavin-dependent oxidoreductase, which gives rise to MQFGIFTVGDVTTDPTNGTTPSEHERIKAMVRIALKAEEVGLDVFATGEHHNPPFVPSSPTTMLGYVAAQTKKIVLSTSTTLITTNDPVKIAEDFAMLQHLADGRVDLMLGRGNTGPVYPWFGQDIRQGIPLTLEHYTLLRRLWREEVVDWEGKFRTPLQGFTSTPRPLDGVPPFVWHGSIRSPEIAELAAYFGDGFFANNIFWPKEHYQQLIGFYRQRYEHYGHGKADQAIVGLGGQAFIRPKSQDAWNEFRPYFDNAPVYGHGPTMEDFTDQTPLTVGSPQEVIDKTLTFRESFGDYQRQLFLMDHAGLPLKTVLEQLDLLGEQVVPVLRKELESMRPKHVPDAPTHESLKAAQEAEAAKAAETPETAEAPEHTETLV
- a CDS encoding SRPBCC family protein; protein product: MTDVKHATFTLERHYPVSPAKVFAAWADPAVKAGWFGAGDHSLDFRVGGRETNRAGDFTFTSDYHDIVDGERIVYASTLSGGAGLATVSVTTVELVPDGSGTRLVLTEQGTFLDGHEEPEWRERGTGDWLDKLGGHLGA
- a CDS encoding FMN reductase: MTARTIAVVTAGLSQPSSTRLLADRLADATRAALGPDTVVEVIELRDTAVDVTNNLLTGFPSPSLKEVIDTVTHADGLIAVTPVFTASYSGLFKSFFDVLDKDALEGKPVLLAATGGTERHSLVLDFALRPLFAYLRANPVATGVYAASSDWGSVSATGALQRRVERAAGELATLVKATPEKTVTDELTSLPFEQLLAAEGLN